One part of the Budorcas taxicolor isolate Tak-1 chromosome 22, Takin1.1, whole genome shotgun sequence genome encodes these proteins:
- the TIMM21 gene encoding mitochondrial import inner membrane translocase subunit Tim21, whose amino-acid sequence MICTLLRAVRCAERLHGCPGKPWFLPHFVPHRACSQTEPRWRWGLQEKNTATRPTCIWGVNQRSIWTQRRSPQSAKEDGSKQVSVHRSQGRETVLSTSQKVKEAGRDFTYLIVVLIGITVTGGLFYTIFRELFSSSSPNKIYGKALEKCRSHPEVISVFGEPVKGYGEATRRGRRQHVSFIEYTKDGLKHMRVKFYIQGSEPGKQGTVHLEVKENPESGEYEFRYIFVELEPYSRTIVIEDNRS is encoded by the exons ATGATCTGCACTCTCCTGAGAGCTGTGCGGTGCGCGGAGAGGCTGCATGGGTGCCCCGGGAAGCCATGGTTTCTGCCACACTTCGTGCCTCACAGAGCTTGCTCGCAGACTGAGCCCAGGTGGAGATGGGGGCTGCAAGAGAAGAACACGGCGACGCGACCTACGTGTATTTGGGGAGTCAACCAGAGATCCATCTGGACGCAAAGACGGAGCCCCCAGAGCGCGAAGGAGGACGGCAGCAAGCAAGTGTCTGTGCACAGGAGTCAGGGCAGGGAAACTGTCCTCTCAACGTCACAGAAAG TGAAAGAAGCTGGAAGAGATTTTACCTACTTAATAGTGGTGCTTATTGGAATCACCGTTACAG GTGGCTTGTTTTACACGATCTTCAGAGAACTTTTTTCTTCATCTAGTCCGAATAAGATATATGGGAAAGCCCTAGAAAAGTGCAGATCGCATCCTGAG GTCATCAGTGTTTTCGGCGAGCCCGTCAAAGGCTATGGGGAGGCGACACGGCGAGGCCGAAGGCAGCACGTTAG CTTTATTGAATACACAAAAGATGGGCTGAAACACATGCGAGTGAAGTTCTACATCCAGGGCTCGGAGCCTGGGAAGCAGGGAACCGTGCATCTTGAAGTGAAGGAG aacCCAGAAAGTGGTGAATATGAATTTCGATATATATTTGTAGAACTTGAACCTTATTCTAGAACTATTGTCATTGAAGATAATCGATCCTGA